In Musa acuminata AAA Group cultivar baxijiao chromosome BXJ2-10, Cavendish_Baxijiao_AAA, whole genome shotgun sequence, a genomic segment contains:
- the LOC135625070 gene encoding probable BOI-related E3 ubiquitin-protein ligase 3 isoform X2, producing the protein MAFFPQHHHHLQQPQQQQQAIPFRNFVPIDGQISAPIDLAAAAAFPDPSFVRVMGLTPGDGGSSGWEPRRKRLKEQDLLENSQISSIDFLHAGSVSTGLGLSLDDRRVAASPGESPLVLLPTVGEDIDCEVQRMDAEMDRFIKLEGERMRKSILEKVQMKQFQTLASVEEKIFRKIREKESEVEGINKKNLELEEQMKQLAMEVSTWQQRAKYNESMINSLKYNLEQLYAQSKDNKEGCGDNGVDDTASCCNGDTDLQLTFKQNKDIESMACKVCRVNETCMLLLPCRHLCLCKECESKLSFCPLCHSSKFIGMEIYMP; encoded by the exons accaccaccacctccaacagccacagcaacagcagcaggcGATTCCATTCAG GAATTTCGTGCCTATCGATGGCCAAATCTCCGCCCCGATCgacctcgccgccgccgccgccttcccGGATCCTTCCT TCGTTCGTGTCATGGGCCTCACACCCGGCGACGGCGGATCGAGCGGTTGGGAGCCGAGAAGGAAGCGGCTCAAGGAGCAGGACCTCCTGGAGAACTCCCAGATCTCCTCCATCGATTTCCTCCATGCCGGGTCGGTTTCCACTGGGCTGGGACTCTCCTTGGACGACCGGAGGGTTGCGGCTTCACCTGGGGAGTCGCCGCTTGTCCTCCTCCCTACGGTCGGCGAGGACATTGATTGCGAGGTGCAGAGGATGGACGCAGAGATGGATCGGTTCATCAAGCTTGAG GGTGAGCGTATGAGGAAATCAATATTGGAGAAGGTTCAGATGAAACAGTTCCAAACATTAGCTTCTGTAGAGGAGAAAATCTTCAGAAAGATACGAGAGAAAGAATCAGAAGTTGAGGGCATAAATAAGAAGAACCTGGAACTTGAGGAACAAATGAAACAGTTAGCCATGGAAGTGAGTACATGGCAGCAACGGGCAAAGTACAATGAGAGCATGATTAATTCCCTCAAGTACAATCTTGAACAACTCTATGCTCAGAGCAAGGACAACAAAGAAGGGTGTGGTGATAACGGGGTAGATGACACTGCCTCTTGCTGCAACGGGGACACTGATTTACAGCTTACGTTCAAGCAGAATAAGGATATCGAGTCCATGGCTTGTAAGGTTTGCAGGGTGAACGAGACTTGCATGCTTTTGCTGCCCTGCCGACATCTATGCCTGTGCAAAGAGTGCGAGAGCAAGCTTAGTTTCTGCCCATTGTGTCACTCCTCGAAGTTCATTGGCATGGAGATTTATATGCCATGA
- the LOC135625070 gene encoding probable BOI-related E3 ubiquitin-protein ligase 3 isoform X1, whose amino-acid sequence MAFFPQHHHHLQQPQQQQQAIPFSCRNFVPIDGQISAPIDLAAAAAFPDPSFVRVMGLTPGDGGSSGWEPRRKRLKEQDLLENSQISSIDFLHAGSVSTGLGLSLDDRRVAASPGESPLVLLPTVGEDIDCEVQRMDAEMDRFIKLEGERMRKSILEKVQMKQFQTLASVEEKIFRKIREKESEVEGINKKNLELEEQMKQLAMEVSTWQQRAKYNESMINSLKYNLEQLYAQSKDNKEGCGDNGVDDTASCCNGDTDLQLTFKQNKDIESMACKVCRVNETCMLLLPCRHLCLCKECESKLSFCPLCHSSKFIGMEIYMP is encoded by the exons accaccaccacctccaacagccacagcaacagcagcaggcGATTCCATTCAG CTGCAGGAATTTCGTGCCTATCGATGGCCAAATCTCCGCCCCGATCgacctcgccgccgccgccgccttcccGGATCCTTCCT TCGTTCGTGTCATGGGCCTCACACCCGGCGACGGCGGATCGAGCGGTTGGGAGCCGAGAAGGAAGCGGCTCAAGGAGCAGGACCTCCTGGAGAACTCCCAGATCTCCTCCATCGATTTCCTCCATGCCGGGTCGGTTTCCACTGGGCTGGGACTCTCCTTGGACGACCGGAGGGTTGCGGCTTCACCTGGGGAGTCGCCGCTTGTCCTCCTCCCTACGGTCGGCGAGGACATTGATTGCGAGGTGCAGAGGATGGACGCAGAGATGGATCGGTTCATCAAGCTTGAG GGTGAGCGTATGAGGAAATCAATATTGGAGAAGGTTCAGATGAAACAGTTCCAAACATTAGCTTCTGTAGAGGAGAAAATCTTCAGAAAGATACGAGAGAAAGAATCAGAAGTTGAGGGCATAAATAAGAAGAACCTGGAACTTGAGGAACAAATGAAACAGTTAGCCATGGAAGTGAGTACATGGCAGCAACGGGCAAAGTACAATGAGAGCATGATTAATTCCCTCAAGTACAATCTTGAACAACTCTATGCTCAGAGCAAGGACAACAAAGAAGGGTGTGGTGATAACGGGGTAGATGACACTGCCTCTTGCTGCAACGGGGACACTGATTTACAGCTTACGTTCAAGCAGAATAAGGATATCGAGTCCATGGCTTGTAAGGTTTGCAGGGTGAACGAGACTTGCATGCTTTTGCTGCCCTGCCGACATCTATGCCTGTGCAAAGAGTGCGAGAGCAAGCTTAGTTTCTGCCCATTGTGTCACTCCTCGAAGTTCATTGGCATGGAGATTTATATGCCATGA
- the LOC103968685 gene encoding uncharacterized TPR repeat-containing protein At1g05150, translating to MMAAAGGASGRGARAEKVQRIFERFDANGDGGLNREEMAALVVAVNPRVKFSDEQISAILDEVFRTYADFIASPHVGLTLAGLLRTYDDGAGDVDRDFDALGLRLSTDAGEGDDSAAGAASSDAGVVAESSSSAGATGTGILVDRLLASASAPRSQPPRAAAPPWAVSPNNGIIFESSWSLLDDLEILVKRLRSKQLQRSATAGAGVGDNNNNSHFDSFSEAGWSREIGGPSDSSERRVPWDETSRDYLSFVKEVAVLRGRADGARSREEAFDNHMVLGRGLYEHQLFRESLISFRRSCELQPTDARSHFRTGNSLYAIGRHAEAKEEFLLALEAAEAGGAQSSDILPQIHVNLGIAMEAEGMILGACEHYREAAILCPTHFRALKLLGSALFGVGEYRAAEKALEEAIFLRQDYADAHCDLGSTLHAMGEDERAIQEFQKAIDLRPGHVDALYNLGGLFMDAGRFPRASEMFTRVLSVRPNHWRAQLNKAVALLGAGESDEAKRALKEAFKMTRRVEVYDAIAHLKILQKKKKPKRSGTVGEGSYLVIEPSKFKRAGKKTTLRQDLAVALDIRAFQRVARLSRCDVDLLKKEMNETDVPISYSGGGEPEKSIRKAALEVILRRLLRFLKPETFQGAVKAINEKVLSVLDATGSGRVDLGMFFAVLAPICSGPPDKRKRAVFDSLIWRPNNEGGVNIRRSDAITYIKLLRAVYIPSHGVSDMLEVHGESDPSMVSYAEFLEMFNDPDWGFGILGTLVKLEAGDRIRHGRHTCSICQYPVIGSRFTEIKLRFSLCNRCYSEGKVPSAFKKEEYTFKEYGSESEALKDKCTCFTLHSTSLQVDT from the coding sequence ATGATGGCGGCGGCGGGAGGGGCGAGCGGGCGAGGGGCGCGAGCCGAGAAGGTGCAGCGGATCTTCGAGCGGTTCGATGCTAATGGGGACGGCGGGTTGAACCGGGAGGAGATGGCGGCGTTGGTGGTCGCCGTCAATCCCCGGGTTAAGTTTAGCGATGAACAGATCTCCGCCATCCTCGACGAGGTCTTCCGCACCTACGCCGACTTCATCGCCTCCCCCCACGTTGGGCTCACCCTCGCCGGCCTCCTCCGCACATATGATGACGGCGCCGGCGACGTCGACCGCGACTTCGACGCCCTCGGCCTCCGCCTGTCCACCGATGCCGGCGAGGGAGACGACTCCGCCGCTGGTGCGGCGTCCTCCGACGCCGGCGTTGTCGCGGAGTCGTCGTCGTCCGCTGGCGCCACCGGCACCGGCATTCTTGTTGACCGCTTGCTCGCCTCCGCTTCCGCTCCCAGGTCCCAGCCGCCCCGTGCTGCCGCCCCTCCGTGGGCCGTCTCCCCTAACAACGGCATCATCTTCGAATCCTCCTGGTCCCTTCTGGACGACCTCGAGATCCTCGTTAAGCGCCTACGTTCCAAGCAGCTCCAAAGGTCCGCCACCGCCGGCGCCGGCGTCGGTGACAATAACAACAACAGCCACTTCGACTCCTTTTCCGAGGCTGGGTGGTCGCGGGAGATCGGCGGACCCTCCGATTCCTCCGAGAGGCGGGTTCCCTGGGACGAAACCAGCCGTGATTACCTCTCGTTCGTTAAGGAGGTCGCCGTTCTCCGGGGACGCGCCGACGGCGCCCGGTCCAGGGAGGAGGCCTTCGACAATCACATGGTCCTCGGTCGGGGCCTCTACGAGCACCAGCTTTTCCGCGAATCCCTCATCAGCTTCCGCCGCTCCTGTGAGCTTCAGCCCACCGACGCCCGCTCTCATTTCCGTACCGGCAACTCCCTCTATGCCATCGGCCGCCATGCCGAAGCCAAAGAAGAGTTCCTACTCGCCCTTGAGGCCGCCGAGGCCGGAGGGGCCCAATCCTCTGACATCCTTCCCCAGATCCACGTCAACCTTGGCATTGCCATGGAAGCAGAAGGCATGATCCTGGGCGCCTGCGAGCACTACCGAGAGGCTGCCATCCTCTGTCCCACCCATTTCAGGGCCCTGAAGCTCCTCGGGAGCGCACTGTTTGGCGTCGGGGAGTACCGTGCTGCCGAGAAGGCATTGGAGGAGGCCATTTTCTTGCGGCAGGACTATGCTGATGCGCACTGCGATCTTGGCTCTACCCTTCATGCCATGGGGGAAGATGAGCGGGCGATTCAGGAGTTTCAGAAGGCCATTGATCTGAGGCCCGGGCATGTGGACGCTCTGTACAACCTCGGTGGCCTGTTCATGGATGCCGGAAGGTTCCCAAGGGCATCAGAGATGTTCACCAGAGTTTTGAGTGTCCGGCCGAACCACTGGCGGGCACAATTGAACAAGGCGGTGGCTTTACTGGGGGCCGGGGAGTCGGATGAGGCCAAGCGGGCGCTAAAAGAAGCATTCAAGATGACACGAAGGGTTGAGGTGTACGATGCAATTGCACATCTCAAGAttctgcagaagaagaagaagcccaaAAGGAGCGGTACCGTAGGCGAGGGGTCTTACCTTGTCATCGAGCCATCCAAGTTCAAGAGGGCAGGGAAAAAGACTACATTAAGGCAGGATTTGGCTGTTGCATTGGATATTAGGGCTTTTCAGAGGGTCGCAAGGCTTAGCCGCTGTGATGTGGATCTCTTGAAGAAGGAGATGAATGAGACTGATGTTCCCATATCCTACTCGGGCGGTGGAGAACCTGAGAAATCTATCAGGAAGGCTGCACTGGAGGTGATTCTTCGAAGGTTGCTTCGGTTCCTCAAACCCGAAACATTTCAGGGGGCTGTGAAAGCTATCAATGAGAAGGTTCTTTCTGTATTGGATGCCACTGGATCCGGTAGGGTGGACTTGGGAATGTTCTTTGCTGTCCTTGCTCCCATTTGCTCTGGTCCTCCTGACAAACGCAAGAGAGCAGTTTTTGATTCACTGATATGGAGACCTAACAATGAAGGTGGGGTGAACATCAGGAGGAGTGACGCGATTACATATATTAAGCTGCTGCGGGCTGTTTACATCCCTTCTCATGGAGTCAGTGATATGTTGGAGGTGCATGGAGAATCAGATCCCTCGATGGTATCATACGCAGAGTTTCTTGAGATGTTCAATGATCCAGACTGGGGTTTTGGGATCTTAGGAACGCTGGTTAAACTTGAAGCTGGTGACCGAATACGACATGGCCGGCACACCTGTTCGATATGCCAATATCCTGTAATAGGATCAAGATTTACAGAGATAAAGCTTCGTTTCAGCTTGTGTAACCGTTGCTACAGTGAAGGGAAGGTGCCGTCAGCTTTCAAGAAAGAAGAGTATACATTTAAAGAGTATGGAAGTGAAtctgaagccttgaaagataagTGCACATGCTTTACTTTGCATTCTACGAGCTTGCAGGTTGATACTTAA